From a region of the Salvelinus alpinus chromosome 2, SLU_Salpinus.1, whole genome shotgun sequence genome:
- the LOC139568612 gene encoding C-C chemokine receptor type 7-like yields the protein MTAVKDTRILVPALLIWTYFENCFSQNENMTTEFTTEYTDYSTDKNDLDYDHWTQQCQKESNRHFRSWFMPTFYSLICFLGLVGNILVIGTYVYFNRLKTGTDVFLLSLSIADLLFAVSLPLWATNSMTEWVLGLFICKVMHTIYKVSFYSGMFLLTSISVDRYFAISKAVSAHRHRSTAVFISKVTSVVIWVMALVFSVPEMSYTNISNKTCTPYTAGSDQVRVGIQVSQMVLGFVLPLLIMAFCYGAIVKTLCQARSFEKNKAIKVIFTLVAVFLLCQVPYNLVLLLTTLDAAKGGNKECIYDNSLLYASDITQCLAFLRCCLNPFVYAFIGVKFRRDLLKLLKDLGCMSQERFFQYTCGKRRSSAVAMETETTTTFSP from the exons ATACACGAATCTTAGTACCCGCTCTGCTGATCTGGACCTACTTTGAG AATTGCTTCTCTCAGAATGAAAACATGACTACAGAGTTCACCACTGAGTACACTGATTACTCCACAGACAAGAATGACTTGGATTATGACCATTGGACCCAGCAATGCCAGAAGGAATCCAACCGCCACTTCCGCTCCTGGTTCATGCCCACCTTCTACTCCCTCATCTGCTTCCTCGGTCTGGTCGGTAACATCCTGGTGATCGGTACCTACGTCTACTTCAACCGGCTGAAGACCGGGACCGATGTGTTCCTGCTCAGCCTGTCCATCGCTGACCTGCTGTTCGCCGTGTCGCTGCCCCTCTGGGCGACCAACTCCATGACAGAATGGGTGCTGGGGCTGTTCATCTGCAAGGTCATGCACACCATCTATAAGGTCAGCTTCTACAGCGGCATGTTCCTCCTCACCTCCATCAGCGTGGACAG GTACTTCGCCATCTCCAAGGCCGTCTCTGCCCACCGCCACCGCTCCACGGCCGTGTTCATTAGCAAGGTGACCTCTGTGGTCATCTGGGTGATGGCGCTGGTCTTCTCTGTGCCCGAGATGTCCTACACCAACATCAGCAACAAGACCTGCACCCCCTACACCGCCGGCTCAGACCAGGTGCGCGTGGGCATCCAGGTGAGCCAGATGGTCCTGGGGTTTGTTCTGCCGCTCCTAATCATGGCCTTTTGTTACGGCGCCATTGTGAAGACCCTGTGCCAGGCACGGAGCTTTGAGAAGAACAAGGCCATCAAGGTGATCTTCACTTTGGTGGCAGTCTTCCTGCTCTGCCAGGTGCCCTATAATCTGGTACTGCTGCTGACCACTCTCGACGCGGCTAAGGGGGGCAACAAGGAGTGCATCTACGACAACAGCCTCCTCTACGCCTCTgacatcacccagtgcctggctTTCCTGAGGTGCTGCCTCAACCCCTTTGTGTACGCGTTCATCGGGGTGAAGTTCCGCCGCGACCTCCTGAAGCTGCTGAAGGATCTGGGCTGTATGAGCCAGGAGAGATTCTTCCAGTACACCTGCGGAAAGAGGAGGAGTTCAGCGGTCGCCATGGAAACCGAGACCACAACCACTTTCTCCCCCTAA